The following is a genomic window from Bordetella sp. H567.
GACTGTTGCTTCCCCTCCCGCAAGCGGCGTGCCCGGCCCTTGATGTCGGGTGCTCACAGAGGGCAGCCGCCGGCTCGAAGCGCGCTCTGCAATAAGGGACGCGGTCTCGAAATGGGACGAATCAGGAAGTGCCCCGACACAAAGTCATTAGCAAATGCAACCCGACGGCGGGTCGCTTTTTGAGCCCGAAAAGCAAAGGGCCGGCGGAAATCCGCCGGCCCGTGCACGCCTGGATGACTTTTTTACAACGATCGGGCCAGTTGGGCGGCCAAGCCGATATAAGAGCGGGGAGTCAGTCGCAGAAGGCGCGTCTTCGCGTCCGCCGGCAGCGCCAGCCCCTGTATGAACTCGCGCAACGCCGTTTCGGTGATGCCTTTGCCGCGTGTCAGCGCCTTGAGCTGTTCGTAAGGCTGGGGCAATCCATAACGCCGCATGACGGTTTGAACGGGTTCGGCGAGGACCTCCCAGCAAGCGTCGATATCGGCATCGATGGCGCCGGCATTGATTTCCAGCTTTTCCAGGCCGCGCAGACACGCGTCCCAGGCCACCATGCAATACCCGAAGGCCACGCCGAGGTTGCGCAATACGGTGGAGTCGGTCAGATCGCGCTGCCACCGCGACACGGGAAGCTTGTCCGCCAGATGGCGCAGCATGGCATTGGCCAGGCCGATATTGCCTTCCGAGTTTTCGAAGTCGATCGGATTGACCTTGTGCGGCATGGTAGAGGAGCCAACCTCGCCTTCCTTGAGCCGCTGCTTGAAGTACCCCAGGGAGACATAGCCCCAGATATCGCGGTCCAGGTCCAGGATGATGATGTTGGCGCGCGCCACGGCATCGAAGAGCGCCGCCATCCAATCATGCGGCTCGATCTGGATGGTGTGGCGATTTTGCGTCAATCCCAGGCCCTGGAGAACGCGCTGGCTGAAAGCAGGCCAATCGACCTCGGGGTAGGCGGACAGGTGCGCGTTGTAGTTGCCGGTGGCGCCGTTCAGTTTGGCCAGCGGCTGCACCGCGCGGATCGCGTCCAGAGCGCGCCCCAGGCGCGCGGCCACGTTGGCGAATTCCTTGCCCAGCGTGGTGGGGCTGGCTGGCTGCCCATGCGTGCGCGACAGCATGGGCTGGTCGGCATGAGTCGCCGCCATCGCGACAAGCTTGCCGTGCAGCTTCTGCAGTGTAGGAACCAGCACACCGTTGCAAGCGCGCGACAACATGAGCGCATGTGAGGTGTTGTTGATATCTTCCGAGGTGCAGGCGAAATGAATGAATTCCGCCGCGCGGGAGAGCTCGACGTGATCGGCCACCTTTTCCTTCAGCCAATATTCGACCGCCTTGACGTCATGGTTGGTGACGCGTTCGATTTCCTTGATACGGGCGGCATCGGCTTCGCTGAAGTCTTGCACGATCGCCGCCAGGCGGGCGCGGGCATCCCCGGAAAAGCGTGGCAGTTCCGGCAGCCCCGCTTCGGCCAGGGCCGACAGCCACGCGACCTCGACTTCGACGCGGTGGGCCATGAAGCCGGCTTCGGACAACAAGCCGCGCAAGGCGTCGCCGCGCGAGGCGTATCGCCCATCAAGTGGAGAAAGCGCATTGAGCGGACTGAGGGCGGAGGCGATATGCATGAGCAGGAAAATAGACCGAAACGAGTATTGAAAATCGCGAAAAAACTCAGCGATTTTATCATCCGCTGTTCCTCATCCACCGGTGTGAGCAGCCGGCCGCGCCATCCGCGGTCCGACGTGGCATCATCCTGCTATACTGCCGCCCGCTTTCCGACTATGACCGTGCATCCATGAAACTGATAGGCTCCCTTACTAGCCCGTACGTACGTAAGGTACGGATCGTCATGGCGGAGAAGAAGCTGGATTACCGCTTTGAACTGGAGAACGTCTGGTCTCCGGACACCAAGATCCAGCAATACAACCCCCTGGGCAAGGTGCCCTGCCTGGTCATGGAAGACGGCGGCGCATTGTTCGATTCGCGCGTGATCGTCGAGTACCTCGATACCCTTTCCCCCGTCGCACGCCTCATCCCGCAGTCAGGCCGGGAGCGCGCCGCCGTCAAATGCTGGGAAGCCATCGCCGATGGCGTACTCGACGCCGCTGTGGGCATCGTCAAGGAAAGACAGCGTCCCGATGGCTTGCGCAATGACGAATGGATTGCGCGCCAGTACGGCAAGATCCACGCCAGCCTGGACGCGATGAACAAGAGCCTCGGTGAACACGCCCACTGCATGGGCATCAACCACAGCCTGGCCGACGTGGCCGTGGGCTGCGCCCTGGGCTACCTGGACCTGCGTTTTGCGGACCTGAACTGGCGGACGGGGCACCCGAACCTGGCGCGTCTGTTCGAAAAGCTCTCCACGCGCCAGTCCTTCATCGATACCGCGCCCCCGCAAAACGCCTGAGGGCGCGCTGCGTCAGGTGAAGGCCCGCCAGGCCTTGTAGGCCATGAAGATGGCCAGCGCGAAAAGCAGGAAGGCGAAGGTGCGCTTGACCGTCGCGACCGGCAGGCTGTGCGCCGCGCGGGCGCCGATGGGTGCTGTCAACACGCTCATGCAGACCAGCGCCAGCAAGGCCGGCCAATAGATATATCCCAGCATGCCCGGCGTGCTGCCCGCTTCCCGCAGGCCAGAAATCACATATCCCGTGCTGTTCGCCAAGGCGATAGGGAAACCCAGCGCGGCCGACGTCGCCACGGCGTTGCGCAGTGGCACGTTGCACCAGATCATGAATGGCACGGAAAGAAATCCGCCGCCCGCCCCCACCAGGCCTGAAACGAACCCGATACCGACGCCGGCCGCCGAGGTCCCCGCCACGCCGGGTATCTGGCGTGACGGCTTGGGCTTGGTATTGCGCAGCATCGAATAGCCGGAATACAGCACGAAAGCGGCGAAGAACGCCGACAGCCAGCCGGTATGCAGCGCGGCGAACACAGCGCCGCCGGCCAGCAGCCCGCCCACGATGAGCCCCGGCGCCATCGCCAAGGCGACGCGCCAAATGACCGCGCCGGCAGCGTGATGGGCCCGCACGCTGGAGACCGATGTGAACAGGATGGACGTCATCGACGTCGCGATGGCTGCGTGCACGATGAGGTCATCGCTCATGCCCTGCCAACCAAAAATCATCGTCAGGAAAGGCACCAGTACCATGCCACCGCCTATGCCCAGCAGGCCGGCGGCGAACCCCGCGCCGGCACCCAGCAGCAACAGGCAGATCAAGATAGGAATATCCACGTCCACTCCCTTGTTATGGTCATTGGGACGCGATGATACCTCCACCCAGGCAAATGTCACCGTCGTACAGCACGGCCGACTGTCCGGGGGTGACCGCCCACTGCGCTTGGTCGAAGTCCAGCGTGAAGGTTTCGCCGCCGCCATCGCGCAGCATGCAGGCGGCATCGGCCTGGCGGTAGCGGGTCTTCGCCGCATAGGCGCCGGCGGGAGGCGGGTGTCCGGCGACCCAACTGGCATCCTGGGCGCCGAGCGACCCGGACAGCAGCCACGGATGGTCATGGCCCTGCACGACGTAGAGCGTGTTGGCCGGTAGATCCTTGCGAGCGGCATACCAGGCTTCCGCGGTGCCGTCGTCGCGCTGCCTGCCCTTGATGCCGCCAATACCTATGCCCTTGCGCTGGCCCAGCGTATAGAACGACAAGCCCGTATGCGTGCCCACGCGGTGGCCTTCCGGCGTCAGGATGGGGCCGGGCGCTGTCGGCAGATAGCGGTTCAGGAATTCACGGAAAGGCCGTTCGCCGATGAAGCATATGCCGGTCGAATCCTTCTTCGCGGCATTGGGCAAGCCGATGTCATGGGCGAGCCGGCGGACCTGGGTCTTCGGTATTTCACCCAGGGGAAACATCGTGTGCGACAACTGCTGCTGGTTCAGGCGATGCAGGAAATAGCTCTGGTCCTTGGTGCCGTCCAGCGCCTTGAGCAACTGATAGCGGGTTCCACCCGCCGCGGCCATGGCGCGTACCCGCGCGTAGTGGCCCGTGGCGATGAGGTCCGCGCCAAGGCTCATGGCATGGTCCAGAAAAGCCTTGAACTTGATTTCCGCGTTGCACAGCACGTCCGGGTTGGGCGTACGGCCGGCGGAGTATTCGCGCAGGAATTCCGCGAAGACGCGGTCCTTGTATTCCGCGGCGAAGTTTACGGCTTCGATATCGACGCCGACGAGATCCGCGACGCTGGCGGCGTCCAGCCAATCCTGCCGCGTCGAGCAGTATTCGGAATCGTCATCGTCCTCCCAGTTCTTCATGAACAGCCCGATCACTTCGTAGCCTTGCTGCTTGAGCAGCCAGGCCGTGACGGATGAATCGACGCCGCCGGACATGCCGACGACGACGCGGCCTTTGGTAGGAGCAATGGAGGACATGGAAAGCGGGGAAGATCAGCGACAAACGAAGGGCGGCATTGCCCGGATGGCGCGGACACCCGAAAAAGCATCGGCCGCGGCGGTCCGGGAAGAACCGGACAGGTATTTTACCCGGTGGATTTACCGACGCCACGGCGGGGCAAGTCGTGTATAAGTGTCACGGCCCGATATCCGACAAGGAGAACGTATGCGTATCGGTATACCGCGAGAGACCCTGGAGGGGGAAACACGCGTGGCGGCGACCCCGGAAACCGTCAAGAAATACGTGGCGGGGGGAAATACCGTGATCGTGCAGCACGGCGCCGGCAGCGCCGCGCGCTACACGGATGAAGCCTATGAGGCCGCGGGCGCCACGCTCGGCTCGGCGGCGGACGCCCTGGGTGCCGACCTGGTGCTCACCGTGCGGATGCCGGAAGCCGAGGGCTTGGCGGCGCTCAAGCGCGGCGCCGTGCTGGCCGGCATGCTGGACCCCTTCGATGCCGAGGGCATCGCGCGGCTGGCGGCAACCGGCGTCACCGGCTTCGCATTGGAAGCGGCGCCGCGCATCACGCGAGCGCAAAGCCTGGACGTGCTGTCGTCCCAAGCGAACCTGGCGGGCTACAAGGCGGTGCTGCTGGCGGCCCACTACTACGGCCGGCTGTTTCCCATGATGATGACCGCGGCCGGCACACTGAAGGCGGCCCGCGCGGTCGTCCTGGGCG
Proteins encoded in this region:
- the purB gene encoding adenylosuccinate lyase, with the protein product MHIASALSPLNALSPLDGRYASRGDALRGLLSEAGFMAHRVEVEVAWLSALAEAGLPELPRFSGDARARLAAIVQDFSEADAARIKEIERVTNHDVKAVEYWLKEKVADHVELSRAAEFIHFACTSEDINNTSHALMLSRACNGVLVPTLQKLHGKLVAMAATHADQPMLSRTHGQPASPTTLGKEFANVAARLGRALDAIRAVQPLAKLNGATGNYNAHLSAYPEVDWPAFSQRVLQGLGLTQNRHTIQIEPHDWMAALFDAVARANIIILDLDRDIWGYVSLGYFKQRLKEGEVGSSTMPHKVNPIDFENSEGNIGLANAMLRHLADKLPVSRWQRDLTDSTVLRNLGVAFGYCMVAWDACLRGLEKLEINAGAIDADIDACWEVLAEPVQTVMRRYGLPQPYEQLKALTRGKGITETALREFIQGLALPADAKTRLLRLTPRSYIGLAAQLARSL
- a CDS encoding glutathione S-transferase, which produces MKLIGSLTSPYVRKVRIVMAEKKLDYRFELENVWSPDTKIQQYNPLGKVPCLVMEDGGALFDSRVIVEYLDTLSPVARLIPQSGRERAAVKCWEAIADGVLDAAVGIVKERQRPDGLRNDEWIARQYGKIHASLDAMNKSLGEHAHCMGINHSLADVAVGCALGYLDLRFADLNWRTGHPNLARLFEKLSTRQSFIDTAPPQNA
- a CDS encoding sulfite exporter TauE/SafE family protein; this encodes MDIPILICLLLLGAGAGFAAGLLGIGGGMVLVPFLTMIFGWQGMSDDLIVHAAIATSMTSILFTSVSSVRAHHAAGAVIWRVALAMAPGLIVGGLLAGGAVFAALHTGWLSAFFAAFVLYSGYSMLRNTKPKPSRQIPGVAGTSAAGVGIGFVSGLVGAGGGFLSVPFMIWCNVPLRNAVATSAALGFPIALANSTGYVISGLREAGSTPGMLGYIYWPALLALVCMSVLTAPIGARAAHSLPVATVKRTFAFLLFALAIFMAYKAWRAFT
- the mnmA gene encoding tRNA 2-thiouridine(34) synthase MnmA; the encoded protein is MSSIAPTKGRVVVGMSGGVDSSVTAWLLKQQGYEVIGLFMKNWEDDDDSEYCSTRQDWLDAASVADLVGVDIEAVNFAAEYKDRVFAEFLREYSAGRTPNPDVLCNAEIKFKAFLDHAMSLGADLIATGHYARVRAMAAAGGTRYQLLKALDGTKDQSYFLHRLNQQQLSHTMFPLGEIPKTQVRRLAHDIGLPNAAKKDSTGICFIGERPFREFLNRYLPTAPGPILTPEGHRVGTHTGLSFYTLGQRKGIGIGGIKGRQRDDGTAEAWYAARKDLPANTLYVVQGHDHPWLLSGSLGAQDASWVAGHPPPAGAYAAKTRYRQADAACMLRDGGGETFTLDFDQAQWAVTPGQSAVLYDGDICLGGGIIASQ